A region of Dioscorea cayenensis subsp. rotundata cultivar TDr96_F1 chromosome 5, TDr96_F1_v2_PseudoChromosome.rev07_lg8_w22 25.fasta, whole genome shotgun sequence DNA encodes the following proteins:
- the LOC120261232 gene encoding regulator of nonsense transcripts UPF3-like isoform X3 encodes MLGLPADISGPHSALGRPGAQFKVLVEYAPSQRAPKAWFKRDGREASIFKDPEYLEFLELLAKPVVNLPSAEVQLERKEAERAGGIKEALIVTPLMDFVRQKRAAKIGSQRASVNGKLGRRIVGASVGTSSPSKRATEKKKLSASMYVVRDSTKPARGKDKSAYILVSRKESKQNFDIPGISSSARGTEVIDEENVNGSSETSALASGVVKIGKRFVLLKGKERDTSHASDSSLQQQNSTSSVRNGPSLTASKRSQHHEASGRIIRSILSNKEGRQGQLYNPPPQSEQQTLALNLEKEKHLPRPPSSCLFLKDSNPNSISIASAADTDGKRHVDDKVGLNDLHGSAFTSEKKDKRMRNKDRPDRGVWTLRRPDMSHGSDETQVYANTSLDSLEGVLICQQSTGTPIGDGENGSQRENNTLDPGVMNHDMPNLSRNLESKSSVGGRASSSPIENGSYGHVGRRGPAHGLTEADGHFELV; translated from the exons ATGCTAGGTTTGCCGGCAGATATAAGTGGGCCTCATTCCGCCCTGGGAAGACCAG GTGCTCAGTTTAAGGTTCTTGTAGAATATGCACCATCACAACGTGCTCCAAAGGCATGGTTTAAGAGGGATGGTCGTGAAGCCTCTATATTCAAgg ATCCTGAATATCTGGAGTTTCTTGAGCTTCTTGCAAAACCTGTTGTGAATCTTCCGAGTGCAGAAGTTCAATTGGAAAGGAAAGAAGCAGAAAGAGCTG GTGGTATAAAGGAAGCACTTATAGTGACTCCACTAATGGATTTTGTTCGACAGAAGAGGGCAGCAAAGATTGGGTCTCAG AGAGCATCTGTCAATGGGAAACTTGGGAGAAGAATTGTGGGAGCTTCTGTTGGCACCTCTAGTCCTTCCAAAAGAGctactgaaaagaaaaaactttctGCATCGATG TATGTTGTGAGGGACAGTACAAAGCCTGCACGCGGAAAGGACAAATCAGCATATATTTTAGTTTCtagaaaagaaagcaaacaaaATTTTGACATACCTGGTATTTCATCTTCCGCAAGAGGAACAGAAgtgattgatgaagaaaatg TTAATGGCTCAAGTGAAACAAGTGCCCTTGCATCTGGAGTAGTCAAAATTGGGAAGCGATTTGTGCTCTTGAAAGGGAAGGAGAGGGATACTTCTCAT GCGAGTGACAGCTCATTGCAGCAGCAGAATTCAACATCTTCAGTGAGAAATGGACCTAGTCTAACTGCTTCTAAACGTAGTCAACACCATGAAGCTAGTGGAAGAATTATTAGAAGCATTCTCTCTAACAAAGAAGGGCGTCAAGGCCAGTTATATAACCCCCCACCCCAGTCTGAGCAGCAAACTCTGGCACTAAACTTGGAGAAGGAAAAGCATCTGCCTCGGCCTCCCAGTAGCTGTTTGTTTCTAAAGGATTCCAACCCTAATAGTATATCAATTGCATCTGCTGCAGACACTGATGGCAAAAGGCATGTAGATGACAAAGTTGGTTTGAATGATCTGCATGGTTCTGCATTCACAAGTGAAAAGAAGGATAAACGCATGAGAAATAAAGATAGACCTGACCGTGGTGTTTGGACTCTTCGTCGCCCAGATATGTCTCATGGAAGTGATGAAACTCAAGTTTATGCAAATACTTCATTAGATTCCTTAGAAGGTGTATTGATTTGCCAGCAATCAACAGGCACCCCCATTGGAGATGGTGAGAATGGAAGTCAGCGGGAGAACAACACCCTTGATCCTGGAGTGATGAACCATGATATGCCCAATTTAAGTAGAAATTTAGAATCTAAAAGTTCTGTAGGTGGACGGGCTAGTTCTTCTCCAATAGAAAATG GTTCATATGGGCATGTTGGCCGCCGAGGACCTGCTCATGGTCTGACTGAAGCTGATGGTCATTTCGAACTGGTCTGA
- the LOC120261232 gene encoding regulator of nonsense transcripts UPF3-like isoform X2: MHMKDPLERTKAVLRHLPPAISPSALMDQIDARFAGRYKWASFRPGKTSHKSQRYSRAYIDFTNPEDVVEFAEYFDGHIFVNEKGAQFKVLVEYAPSQRAPKAWFKRDGREASIFKDPEYLEFLELLAKPVVNLPSAEVQLERKEAERAGGIKEALIVTPLMDFVRQKRAAKIGSQRASVNGKLGRRIVGASVGTSSPSKRATEKKKLSASMYVVRDSTKPARGKDKSAYILVSRKESKQNFDIPGISSSARGTEVIDEENVNGSSETSALASGVVKIGKRFVLLKGKERDTSHASDSSLQQQNSTSSVRNGPSLTASKRSQHHEASGRIIRSILSNKEGRQGQLYNPPPQSEQQTLALNLEKEKHLPRPPSSCLFLKDSNPNSISIASAADTDGKRHVDDKVGLNDLHGSAFTSEKKDKRMRNKDRPDRGVWTLRRPDMSHGTPIGDGENGSQRENNTLDPGVMNHDMPNLSRNLESKSSVGGRASSSPIENGSYGHVGRRGPAHGLTEADGHFELV; encoded by the exons ATGCATATGAAGGATCCACTCGAGAGGACGAAGGCTGTGCTTCGGCACCTGCCGCCGGCGATCTCCCCGTCGGCGCTTATGGACCAGATCGATGCTAGGTTTGCCGGCAGATATAAGTGGGCCTCATTCCGCCCTGGGAAGACCAG CCATAAAAGTCAGCGCTATTCTCGAGCATATATTGACTTCACCAACCCAGAAGATGTGGTTGAATTTGCTGAATATTTTGATGGTCACATCTTTGTTAATGAAAAGG GTGCTCAGTTTAAGGTTCTTGTAGAATATGCACCATCACAACGTGCTCCAAAGGCATGGTTTAAGAGGGATGGTCGTGAAGCCTCTATATTCAAgg ATCCTGAATATCTGGAGTTTCTTGAGCTTCTTGCAAAACCTGTTGTGAATCTTCCGAGTGCAGAAGTTCAATTGGAAAGGAAAGAAGCAGAAAGAGCTG GTGGTATAAAGGAAGCACTTATAGTGACTCCACTAATGGATTTTGTTCGACAGAAGAGGGCAGCAAAGATTGGGTCTCAG AGAGCATCTGTCAATGGGAAACTTGGGAGAAGAATTGTGGGAGCTTCTGTTGGCACCTCTAGTCCTTCCAAAAGAGctactgaaaagaaaaaactttctGCATCGATG TATGTTGTGAGGGACAGTACAAAGCCTGCACGCGGAAAGGACAAATCAGCATATATTTTAGTTTCtagaaaagaaagcaaacaaaATTTTGACATACCTGGTATTTCATCTTCCGCAAGAGGAACAGAAgtgattgatgaagaaaatg TTAATGGCTCAAGTGAAACAAGTGCCCTTGCATCTGGAGTAGTCAAAATTGGGAAGCGATTTGTGCTCTTGAAAGGGAAGGAGAGGGATACTTCTCAT GCGAGTGACAGCTCATTGCAGCAGCAGAATTCAACATCTTCAGTGAGAAATGGACCTAGTCTAACTGCTTCTAAACGTAGTCAACACCATGAAGCTAGTGGAAGAATTATTAGAAGCATTCTCTCTAACAAAGAAGGGCGTCAAGGCCAGTTATATAACCCCCCACCCCAGTCTGAGCAGCAAACTCTGGCACTAAACTTGGAGAAGGAAAAGCATCTGCCTCGGCCTCCCAGTAGCTGTTTGTTTCTAAAGGATTCCAACCCTAATAGTATATCAATTGCATCTGCTGCAGACACTGATGGCAAAAGGCATGTAGATGACAAAGTTGGTTTGAATGATCTGCATGGTTCTGCATTCACAAGTGAAAAGAAGGATAAACGCATGAGAAATAAAGATAGACCTGACCGTGGTGTTTGGACTCTTCGTCGCCCAGATATGTCTCATG GCACCCCCATTGGAGATGGTGAGAATGGAAGTCAGCGGGAGAACAACACCCTTGATCCTGGAGTGATGAACCATGATATGCCCAATTTAAGTAGAAATTTAGAATCTAAAAGTTCTGTAGGTGGACGGGCTAGTTCTTCTCCAATAGAAAATG GTTCATATGGGCATGTTGGCCGCCGAGGACCTGCTCATGGTCTGACTGAAGCTGATGGTCATTTCGAACTGGTCTGA
- the LOC120261232 gene encoding regulator of nonsense transcripts UPF3-like isoform X1 encodes MHMKDPLERTKAVLRHLPPAISPSALMDQIDARFAGRYKWASFRPGKTSHKSQRYSRAYIDFTNPEDVVEFAEYFDGHIFVNEKGAQFKVLVEYAPSQRAPKAWFKRDGREASIFKDPEYLEFLELLAKPVVNLPSAEVQLERKEAERAGGIKEALIVTPLMDFVRQKRAAKIGSQRASVNGKLGRRIVGASVGTSSPSKRATEKKKLSASMYVVRDSTKPARGKDKSAYILVSRKESKQNFDIPGISSSARGTEVIDEENVNGSSETSALASGVVKIGKRFVLLKGKERDTSHASDSSLQQQNSTSSVRNGPSLTASKRSQHHEASGRIIRSILSNKEGRQGQLYNPPPQSEQQTLALNLEKEKHLPRPPSSCLFLKDSNPNSISIASAADTDGKRHVDDKVGLNDLHGSAFTSEKKDKRMRNKDRPDRGVWTLRRPDMSHGSDETQVYANTSLDSLEGVLICQQSTGTPIGDGENGSQRENNTLDPGVMNHDMPNLSRNLESKSSVGGRASSSPIENGSYGHVGRRGPAHGLTEADGHFELV; translated from the exons ATGCATATGAAGGATCCACTCGAGAGGACGAAGGCTGTGCTTCGGCACCTGCCGCCGGCGATCTCCCCGTCGGCGCTTATGGACCAGATCGATGCTAGGTTTGCCGGCAGATATAAGTGGGCCTCATTCCGCCCTGGGAAGACCAG CCATAAAAGTCAGCGCTATTCTCGAGCATATATTGACTTCACCAACCCAGAAGATGTGGTTGAATTTGCTGAATATTTTGATGGTCACATCTTTGTTAATGAAAAGG GTGCTCAGTTTAAGGTTCTTGTAGAATATGCACCATCACAACGTGCTCCAAAGGCATGGTTTAAGAGGGATGGTCGTGAAGCCTCTATATTCAAgg ATCCTGAATATCTGGAGTTTCTTGAGCTTCTTGCAAAACCTGTTGTGAATCTTCCGAGTGCAGAAGTTCAATTGGAAAGGAAAGAAGCAGAAAGAGCTG GTGGTATAAAGGAAGCACTTATAGTGACTCCACTAATGGATTTTGTTCGACAGAAGAGGGCAGCAAAGATTGGGTCTCAG AGAGCATCTGTCAATGGGAAACTTGGGAGAAGAATTGTGGGAGCTTCTGTTGGCACCTCTAGTCCTTCCAAAAGAGctactgaaaagaaaaaactttctGCATCGATG TATGTTGTGAGGGACAGTACAAAGCCTGCACGCGGAAAGGACAAATCAGCATATATTTTAGTTTCtagaaaagaaagcaaacaaaATTTTGACATACCTGGTATTTCATCTTCCGCAAGAGGAACAGAAgtgattgatgaagaaaatg TTAATGGCTCAAGTGAAACAAGTGCCCTTGCATCTGGAGTAGTCAAAATTGGGAAGCGATTTGTGCTCTTGAAAGGGAAGGAGAGGGATACTTCTCAT GCGAGTGACAGCTCATTGCAGCAGCAGAATTCAACATCTTCAGTGAGAAATGGACCTAGTCTAACTGCTTCTAAACGTAGTCAACACCATGAAGCTAGTGGAAGAATTATTAGAAGCATTCTCTCTAACAAAGAAGGGCGTCAAGGCCAGTTATATAACCCCCCACCCCAGTCTGAGCAGCAAACTCTGGCACTAAACTTGGAGAAGGAAAAGCATCTGCCTCGGCCTCCCAGTAGCTGTTTGTTTCTAAAGGATTCCAACCCTAATAGTATATCAATTGCATCTGCTGCAGACACTGATGGCAAAAGGCATGTAGATGACAAAGTTGGTTTGAATGATCTGCATGGTTCTGCATTCACAAGTGAAAAGAAGGATAAACGCATGAGAAATAAAGATAGACCTGACCGTGGTGTTTGGACTCTTCGTCGCCCAGATATGTCTCATGGAAGTGATGAAACTCAAGTTTATGCAAATACTTCATTAGATTCCTTAGAAGGTGTATTGATTTGCCAGCAATCAACAGGCACCCCCATTGGAGATGGTGAGAATGGAAGTCAGCGGGAGAACAACACCCTTGATCCTGGAGTGATGAACCATGATATGCCCAATTTAAGTAGAAATTTAGAATCTAAAAGTTCTGTAGGTGGACGGGCTAGTTCTTCTCCAATAGAAAATG GTTCATATGGGCATGTTGGCCGCCGAGGACCTGCTCATGGTCTGACTGAAGCTGATGGTCATTTCGAACTGGTCTGA
- the LOC120261232 gene encoding regulator of nonsense transcripts UPF3-like isoform X4, which produces MHMKDPLERTKAVLRHLPPAISPSALMDQIDARFAGRYKWASFRPGKTSHKSQRYSRAYIDFTNPEDVVEFAEYFDGHIFVNEKGAQFKVLVEYAPSQRAPKAWFKRDGREASIFKDPEYLEFLELLAKPVVNLPSAEVQLERKEAERAGGIKEALIVTPLMDFVRQKRAAKIGSQRASVNGKLGRRIVGASVGTSSPSKRATEKKKLSASMYVVRDSTKPARGKDKSAYILVSRKESKQNFDIPGISSSARGTEVIDEENVNGSSETSALASGVVKIGKRFVLLKGKERDTSHASDSSLQQQNSTSSVRNGPSLTASKRSQHHEASGRIIRSILSNKEGRQGQLYNPPPQSEQQTLALNLEKTLMAKGM; this is translated from the exons ATGCATATGAAGGATCCACTCGAGAGGACGAAGGCTGTGCTTCGGCACCTGCCGCCGGCGATCTCCCCGTCGGCGCTTATGGACCAGATCGATGCTAGGTTTGCCGGCAGATATAAGTGGGCCTCATTCCGCCCTGGGAAGACCAG CCATAAAAGTCAGCGCTATTCTCGAGCATATATTGACTTCACCAACCCAGAAGATGTGGTTGAATTTGCTGAATATTTTGATGGTCACATCTTTGTTAATGAAAAGG GTGCTCAGTTTAAGGTTCTTGTAGAATATGCACCATCACAACGTGCTCCAAAGGCATGGTTTAAGAGGGATGGTCGTGAAGCCTCTATATTCAAgg ATCCTGAATATCTGGAGTTTCTTGAGCTTCTTGCAAAACCTGTTGTGAATCTTCCGAGTGCAGAAGTTCAATTGGAAAGGAAAGAAGCAGAAAGAGCTG GTGGTATAAAGGAAGCACTTATAGTGACTCCACTAATGGATTTTGTTCGACAGAAGAGGGCAGCAAAGATTGGGTCTCAG AGAGCATCTGTCAATGGGAAACTTGGGAGAAGAATTGTGGGAGCTTCTGTTGGCACCTCTAGTCCTTCCAAAAGAGctactgaaaagaaaaaactttctGCATCGATG TATGTTGTGAGGGACAGTACAAAGCCTGCACGCGGAAAGGACAAATCAGCATATATTTTAGTTTCtagaaaagaaagcaaacaaaATTTTGACATACCTGGTATTTCATCTTCCGCAAGAGGAACAGAAgtgattgatgaagaaaatg TTAATGGCTCAAGTGAAACAAGTGCCCTTGCATCTGGAGTAGTCAAAATTGGGAAGCGATTTGTGCTCTTGAAAGGGAAGGAGAGGGATACTTCTCAT GCGAGTGACAGCTCATTGCAGCAGCAGAATTCAACATCTTCAGTGAGAAATGGACCTAGTCTAACTGCTTCTAAACGTAGTCAACACCATGAAGCTAGTGGAAGAATTATTAGAAGCATTCTCTCTAACAAAGAAGGGCGTCAAGGCCAGTTATATAACCCCCCACCCCAGTCTGAGCAGCAAACTCTGGCACTAAACTTGGAGAAG ACACTGATGGCAAAAGGCATGTAG